Sequence from the Atribacterota bacterium genome:
TTATTACCTATGATCCCGTTTCTCTCAATGAGGTGCCTCATGATGACCTTCATATGATTTTAGCTTACCAGACTGATGGAGATGAGATGACTTTTGAGCTGGGCGGTCCTTTAAGACTGGCAATCCTCAGTGAGAAGAACCAGGTAACTGATGGCCACTGGTGGAGCAAATGGGTTGAGCAGATAGAGCTGGTTCCCGCACCCAAAGACTGGGTTTTACAACTAAGAGGTGACCGGGACGAGGATATTGACAGGGCTACTTTTGAATCCGGGGCTGCTGAAGGCTGTCATGGTACAAAATATATCGACGATAAAGGCAGAGAATGGGAAGGCATTCCTCTTTGGCTGTTGGTCGGACGGGTAGATGATGATAATCCACATGAAGATAAAGCCTTTAATGATTCATTGGTTAAAGATGGATATGAGGTAGAAATTATTGCTGAAGACGGATTCAGTGCTACATTGCCGATTTCTGCTATTGCCCGTAGAAATAACATTATTGTAGCCTATAAGTTAAACGGGGAATCACTACCGGAGGATTATTGGCCATTAAGACTGGCTGGCGAAGGCTTAACCGGAAAAGAACAGGTAGGACAAATCAAGGAAATTAAAGTAATTTTCCCATAAGAGAAAATTGTAAAAGAACTGAACATTAAACAGGAGAAGAATTATGTCCGCAAAATTATTAAGAAAAGCTGTCCTTGGCACTATATTGATTTTTTTGATACCTGGTTTAATTTTAACCGGATTTAGTCAGGAGAAAACAACCGTTAAGATTCAGGCAGCGGGAAGCTTATTAGTTCCTTTTGGAGCAATAGAGAAGGCTTTTGAAGCAGAAAATCCTGATATTGATGTCCTGGTTGAAGGGCATGGAAGTATTCAGGTTATCCGGCATGTGATCGAATTACCAGCTTTTTCAGGAGAACCTGTTGCCGATATTGTTGCAGTAGCCGACTATTCATTGATTCCGAAACTGATGTACGAAACAATGATTCCGGAAAGTCAACAACCTTATGCTGATTGGTGTATTCAGTTTGGCACTAATACTCTGGGATTAGCTTACACTCCTCAAAGCAAATACAATGATGAGATAAATACCGATAACTGGTATCAAATTCTTTCCAGACCAGAGGTAAAAGTCGGAATTTCAGATCCACGCTTTGATTCCTGTGGTTATCGGGCGTTTATGGCATTAAAATTAGCAGAATTCTTTTATCATAAGGATGATATATTGCATAGTGTGATTGGAAGATTCTCTTATCCTGTTAGAGTGGAAGAGAATGAGGATGGTTGTACAATACTGATTCCGGAACTGCTGGAGGCAGAAAGGCTGGCTATTAGGGATTCCAGTATCAAATTGCTTTTTCCTATCCAGTCAGGTGACCTTGATTATGGCTTCGAATATAAAAGTGTTGCCGAGCAGCATGGGGTAGATTTTCTGGAATTTCCTACTGAGATCAACCTGGGTTCTGAGAAATACAAGGAAATATATTCGAATATAAAAGTTAAATTGGCCTTTAAAAGATTTGCATCAGTTAATCCGGATTATGATATTCTACCTATTATTTACGGAATAACAATACCCAATAATGCTCCTCATCCCCAAGAGGCAATCAGATTAGTGGAATTTATCCTGAGTCCACATGGTCAGGAGATAATGGAAGACAAAGGACAGGTTGTTATTAATCCACCTGTTGTAGATGTTTTAGACAATCTTCCCCGGTCATTAGCTGATACAGTAATTGATAAATAGAAAAAAACAATAATGAAAAAATAGATACCTGAGCTTCAATATCAGGTATCTATTTTACTATACTATAAGATAAAAAAAGTAGTTGTGATATTAAATCATATTTTGCGGATATATTTGCACTAAAATTGTTATTTGTGTATAATTAACTGGAATTAATTAAATACTGTACAATTTTCTTCGAGTTAGTTTTTCTAAAGGTCTTCCTATGAAAGCTAACCATCAGGTCCAGCAAGAAATTGCTGAGCCCCCCGTGTTTGGAAAGAAGAAATAATTATATCCTGTACGGGGAAAAGTACAGGATTTTTTATTTTAATCAAAAAAAAATTTTTGGAGGGTTTTATGTTTTTAAATTTACAGAGTATGAAAAAATCAAGCCTCATTTTAATTGTTATTCTTATTGCTGTGTTTACATTAGGAACTATTTCTACTATGGCACAGGACAGTGGTAAGAATCCCCTGGTTTTGGAAGCATTCCGCATGACTGATGAATTAAACGATGAAGGACAGAGAAGTATCATTCTTGAACTCACTTTCAGCAAGAATGTGGTTAATATGGAAGTCAGCGAAAATAACAGTAAATGTTTCAAGGTTATTAACAGAGAAGATGGTAATGAAATATCTGTAGAAGTTGAAATGGCTGATGATCAGATTGAAAGAGAAAAGAGAAATAATATTAATCTGATTATAAAAGATGGTATGGAATCTTTAAAAATTTACCAGATAATTATTTCTCCTGAATTAGAATCAAAAAGCGGAGAAAAATTAGGGGAAGAACTGGTTTTAGAATTTATGTCTTTAGGCATAATAGAATAATTCTGAAAAAAAATCATGACCGGGATGTAGATGCAAAAAATTTTTTCTGCTTTAAAATTAAAAAAGAATAGTGTACTCCTGATATTGATTATTATTTTACCTTTAATCGGGATTTTTTTCTCACTTTTTATAGGCCGGTATCCATTAACCTGGCCTGATATAATGGCTGTATTTAGAGTAGCTGTTAATCCTCAGATCAGTCAGGACTTTCCGGATATCTACAATACGGTGGTCTGGAAAATAAGGTTGCCCAGGGCTATCCTGGGTGCAATGGTTGGAGGCAGCCTGGCTATCAGCGGGGCTGCCTTTCAGGGATTATTCCGTAATCCATTAGTCAGTTCAGGTATTCTGGGAGTAAGTTCAGGGGCAAGCTTCGGAGCGGTTTTGGCAATAATTTTATATGGCCAGAATTATATGGTCTATTTTTATGCCTTTGGTTTTGCCTTACTGGCAGTCGCTATGAGTTTTTTTATTGGTCAAATTTACCATTCCACTCCAACTATTACCCTGGTGTTAGGCGGTGTGGTCGTATCTTCAATTTTTTCAGCATTGGTTTCTTTTGCCAAATTTGTGGCAGACCCTTTTGAAAAATTACCATCAATAACCTTCTGGCTTATGGGTAGTCTGGCAACATCCCAGTATAAAGATATTCTTTTTTCAATTATTCCTATTTCTATTGGGGTTATTGGTCTTATCGCCCTGCGCTGGCAGATAAATGTCTTGTCAATGGGAGACAAAGAAGCCCAGGCTTTGGGTATCAATAATATTTTGACAAAAATTATTATGGTCTTATGTGCCTCACTTGCAACTGCAGGGGCTATCAGCGTCAGTGGCAATATCGGCTGGGTAGGACTGGTTATGCCGCATATCGGAAGAATGATGGTGGGCAATGACAACCGGATTCTTATTCCAGCCAGCTTTTTCCTGGGAGCCTTCTTTATGATTGTAGTAGACAATTTAAGCCGTACCCTGATTGGAGCCGAGATCCCACTGGGAATTCTTACTGCCTTAATTGGCGGACCTTTCTTTGTTTATCTTTTAAAAAAGACGAAAGGGAAAGGGTGGTAAGATGGCAATATTGGAAGTCAAAGAGGCAAGTTTTGGTTATGGGAGAAATATTGTCCTGGAAAATATAAATTTCCAGATGAATGCAGGAGAAGTTATCTGTTTGATTGGTCCCAACGGCTCAGGTAAGACCACTCTCCTGGATTGTATAATGGGAATTTTACCGTTAAGGAGAGGTAAAGTATTTTTACAGGGGAAAAGTATCAGTGATTTAAAAGCCAAAGAAATTGCCCGGATTATTTCTTATGTTCCTCAAATACATAAAAAGACCTTTCCCTATACAGTTGAGGAAATTGTGTTAATGGGTAGAGCCTCTCATATTGGCATGTTTGCTTCTCCCGGTAATGAAGATATTTCCATTGCCCATGAAGCCATTGAGACAGTAGGAATAAAACATTTGCAGCATAGACCATATACTGAACTTAGCGGGGGTGAAGGTCAGCTGGTCATGATTGCCAGGGCACTGGCACAGCAATCCAGGATTATGATTATGGACGAACCAACTACCTATCTGGATTTTCAAAACAGCTTGACAGTCCTGGAGGTAACCAGACAATTAGCAAAAAAGAGAAATTTATCCATTATCCTGGCAACTCATTACCTGAATCATGCTTTTTATTTTGAGAATAATGGCCTAAATACCTTTACAGCCATGTTAGATAAAAAAAGTTTTGCCATATATGGGCGGCCAAATAAGGTGTTAACAAGGGATAATATAAACAAGATATTTAACATAGACTGTAAGATTATTGATTACGATTCAGAGGAGATAAAAAAGCAGAGATACATCATACCTATAAAATTATCAGAAAGAAAGGAGCATTTAATAGATGTTTAAAAGAAATTTTAGTTTGTTTTTGAGTGTAATTTTTTGTATATTTTTATTAATTACATCCGGAAGTCTGGCAAATAATGATAGCCTTGCCGAAAAGAACATCGTTGTAGACTGTTTTGACAGGGAAGTAGAGGTGCCTGATTCCGAAGATATAGAACGAATCGGCTGTCTTTTTGCCTATTCCGGCCATGCCGTTGCCTTACTAAATCGGGGTAATGATATCGTGGCAATTGTGGATGGTTTAAAAAGAGATGTTCTTTTTACAGAAATGTATCCCAATATCAAAGATGCGATTGTTCCCAGCAAAAGCAGTGTAATAAACATTGAAGAGTTAGCCAGGGCAGATTGTGATATCCTGTTTATACAGGGAGAAAATGCTGTAAATGAGGCTTATGTAGCACAAATAGAGCAGTTTAATATTCCTTACCTGGTAGTTGATTATG
This genomic interval carries:
- a CDS encoding molybdopterin-dependent oxidoreductase, with amino-acid sequence MKINKLKTVFLLVVFVLIFTANSVLAVQEGVALKITSGDTIKTLSIEEIIDLPALEGWGGRMRSTGAIEGPFALKGVSVIDLCDMVGGINPDTAVKIISRDGYAMTFSYKQVTENDFITYDPVSLNEVPHDDLHMILAYQTDGDEMTFELGGPLRLAILSEKNQVTDGHWWSKWVEQIELVPAPKDWVLQLRGDRDEDIDRATFESGAAEGCHGTKYIDDKGREWEGIPLWLLVGRVDDDNPHEDKAFNDSLVKDGYEVEIIAEDGFSATLPISAIARRNNIIVAYKLNGESLPEDYWPLRLAGEGLTGKEQVGQIKEIKVIFP
- the wtpA gene encoding tungstate ABC transporter substrate-binding protein WtpA, which gives rise to MSAKLLRKAVLGTILIFLIPGLILTGFSQEKTTVKIQAAGSLLVPFGAIEKAFEAENPDIDVLVEGHGSIQVIRHVIELPAFSGEPVADIVAVADYSLIPKLMYETMIPESQQPYADWCIQFGTNTLGLAYTPQSKYNDEINTDNWYQILSRPEVKVGISDPRFDSCGYRAFMALKLAEFFYHKDDILHSVIGRFSYPVRVEENEDGCTILIPELLEAERLAIRDSSIKLLFPIQSGDLDYGFEYKSVAEQHGVDFLEFPTEINLGSEKYKEIYSNIKVKLAFKRFASVNPDYDILPIIYGITIPNNAPHPQEAIRLVEFILSPHGQEIMEDKGQVVINPPVVDVLDNLPRSLADTVIDK
- a CDS encoding iron ABC transporter permease, with the protein product MQKIFSALKLKKNSVLLILIIILPLIGIFFSLFIGRYPLTWPDIMAVFRVAVNPQISQDFPDIYNTVVWKIRLPRAILGAMVGGSLAISGAAFQGLFRNPLVSSGILGVSSGASFGAVLAIILYGQNYMVYFYAFGFALLAVAMSFFIGQIYHSTPTITLVLGGVVVSSIFSALVSFAKFVADPFEKLPSITFWLMGSLATSQYKDILFSIIPISIGVIGLIALRWQINVLSMGDKEAQALGINNILTKIIMVLCASLATAGAISVSGNIGWVGLVMPHIGRMMVGNDNRILIPASFFLGAFFMIVVDNLSRTLIGAEIPLGILTALIGGPFFVYLLKKTKGKGW
- a CDS encoding ABC transporter ATP-binding protein, which produces MAILEVKEASFGYGRNIVLENINFQMNAGEVICLIGPNGSGKTTLLDCIMGILPLRRGKVFLQGKSISDLKAKEIARIISYVPQIHKKTFPYTVEEIVLMGRASHIGMFASPGNEDISIAHEAIETVGIKHLQHRPYTELSGGEGQLVMIARALAQQSRIMIMDEPTTYLDFQNSLTVLEVTRQLAKKRNLSIILATHYLNHAFYFENNGLNTFTAMLDKKSFAIYGRPNKVLTRDNINKIFNIDCKIIDYDSEEIKKQRYIIPIKLSERKEHLIDV